A region of the Flintibacter sp. KGMB00164 genome:
AAAATGGAAAGACATGTCTACCAAATGTCTACCAATTTAACTTTTTACTTCTATTTTCGCTACCAAATCATTTTCTATATTGGAATATGCAACCATTTTTAATATGTAAGGGTCGTTATGCTTTGCGATTTTGGTAAAAAAGTTCGCTTTTTGGCCAATATTTAGGAGAAAACACTCCTTCCTGAATAAAAAAGGAGGAATTTCCAATGAGAAACCTGAAGCGTGCTCTCAGCCTGCTCCTGTCCTCTACCATGGTTCTTGGTATGCTGGTCATGGGCGGCAGCGCTGCGGGCTACAAGGACGTTGATGCTTCCAACGATCACCAGGAAGCCATCGAGGTCCTGCAGGCTGTCGGCGTCATGTCTGGCGTTGACAACGAGGGTAACTTTGATCCCGACGGAAGTGTTACCCGCAACCAGATGGCTGTTATCATGGCCCATCTGCTGAACCTGGACTACGATTACTATCGTGGTACCAATCCCTTTACTGACGTGCCCGAGTGGGCTGCTCCCTACGTGGCCGCTTGTGCTGCCGAGGGCGTGATTGCCGGTATCGGCAATGGTCAGTTCGGTGGTGAGATGAAGGTCACCGCCGCTCAGGCCAGCCTGATGATCATGAAGGCTCTGGGCTATTTCCAGAACGCCGAGGACTTCGGTTCTGACTGGCAGGTCGCCACCATCCGTCAGGCTTCCTACATCAACCTGTTTGATAAGATCGACTCCAACGCCGAGTCTGCTCTGACCCGTGGCCAGGTGGCTCAGCTGGTGCTGAATGGCCTGACCTCTGATATGGTCTACTTCACCGGTGACAAGGGCATTCAGATCGGTGATGTAACTGTGGGTTACCGCGCTGAATATACTCAGAAGACCGGTACTGCTTCTAAGTACAATACTCTGGTAAATGGCAAGACTGACATCTCCGAGCAGGGCCAGTACTACATCCAGCTGGGTGAAGAGCTCTACGAGGGTAAGCTGGCCGTGGATCGCGATGTGGATGATTTTGGTCGTCCCACCAACGATTGGACCTACAATAAGGAAGATATCGGCTCCTACGTTAACAAGGATCTGATGGTCGCTGAGTATACTGAGGCCTTCGAGTACGGTGATCTGTACAGCGATATTGGTGCAACTGCCGCCAAGAGCTATGATCTGTTTACTTATGTTGACGGTAAGGTTGGCTCTGTGGATCAGGATAAGATCACCAAGAATAATGACACCGACGTGCCCGATAGCGATCTGGGCGCTCTGACTCAGGTTTTCGTTGATGTTGAGGCGGAGGAAGTCTATGTGGCCACTATTAACACTTGGCTGGCCAAGGCTATCACTGACTACAACGAGACTACTGGCAAGGCTACTGTTGAGGTGTACACCGGCCGTAATTCTGACGGTACCACTGCTTCTGTAACCAAGCGTCTGTCTGACGAGGACTTTGAGATCGTCAAGGACATGGCTGAGGGCGATTTCTTCACCGTCACCATGGCTAAGGATGTTGTGAAGACCGTTGCTGAGCCCGAGGTTGTTTCCGAGGCTACTATCAGCGAGTATTCCTCCAAGCCCGATGACGGTCAGTCCTACAAGGATGCTGTTAACGGTCGCCTGACCAAGGTTATTGCCGCTGGCACTACGTACAAGACCGCTGCTCAGGCTTGGTTTGATGCCGAGTACCTGTATGACTACGCTGAGAAGCAGCTGGACGGCTTCACCTATGACCTGCTGCTGGATCAGTACGGTAACCTGCTGGGTATCAAGAACGTGACCTCCGACGAGGACACCCTTTTCGTGGTTGGTTATGAGGATGGCTCCAGCTACCTGGCTGAGACCGTGGATAAGGCCCTGGTTATCTTCCCCGACGGCACTATGAAGACCGTAGATGCCATGGAGAAGAAAGGAACTGCCAAAATCTCTAAGGGTGATGGCGACTTCCGTGTCAATGCTTGGTACGATTATACTGTCAATGCTGATGGAGTGTATGTCCTCTCTGGTCTGACTGATCGTCAGATTGCTGATGCATATAGCACCTCCGGTAAGATTGACAAAGAAAACACTACTATCGCCGCTACCGGTGCCATCAACAACACCGATGGTGTTGGTTATATCTTTGGTAACGCCGACTCCACCTATATTTCTGTAACGGCTGACGATAGCGTAGATCCTGCCCGTTCTATCGTAGAGGTAAATGGTATCACCACTGGCATTAAAAACACCAGCATTGAGCCCGAGACCGGTTTGCAGTATGACAGTGCCGCTTTCGATGGTGCTACTGGTTACTACAATGTCTTTGCTCTGTACAACAAGTCCGGCTATGTCACCTACGCTGTGGTTATCGGCGAGGACGGCTCCATTGCCGATAAGCTGGTTTACCTGACCTCTGGTATCACTTCCAAGTACTATGACTCCACTATTAAGGAGTATGTGTACAAGTATGATGCTATCATCAACGGCGAGCCCACTGAGATCAAGTCTCTGACTCCCTTCGAGACCGATGGTACTACCGATCTGGTGAAGGATACTCTGTACAAGGCTTCCTATGACGCTGACGGCTTCGTCACCGATATGGAGAAGCACGAGTCCAATGTGATGGATAACACCGCCGACTACAAGGCTGAGGGCTACAGCGTCAACAGCTATGCTGTGAATAGCGATGCTACCCTGACTCTGAAGGGTGCCACCCTGTATCTGCAGGAGGGTAACAACACCAACTATGCCATTCTGGACGAGAACTGCCGCTTCTACGTGAACGGTAAGGACGACAAGGACGGCAAGTACAACGAGTATGGCAACGCTTCTGCCATGCTGGCTGCCTTGGGCACCGACAACAAGGTTGACGGCGCTGGCAAGATCGTGGTCATCGCTGACAAAAACACTGGCTATGCCACCTCCATCATCATCCTCGATGCCAAGTACACCGAGGCTGCTGTGAACCCCTCCAGCAACTATGAGTTCTGGAAGGGCGGCACCCAAACTCAGGTCACCAGCCTAACTGGTGTCCAGATTCAGAACGGTACTATCAGTTTCACCGACAGTCTGAAGCTGGTGAACACTGTCTCTTCTAGCACCGTTGCCGCCAATCGTGTGAAGGTCACCTATGAGGTTGCTACCTGGGATACCGTTAACAACAAGTGGAATGCCTCTCAGACTGTGGAGTCTGCTACCACTGCTACTGTAGCCGCAGGTACTGATATCAACACTGTTTGCAGCGCTAGCCTGCCCATGGCTGATGGTGTGTCCTGCAAGGTGACGGTCACCGTTTCCTGCAATGAGCTGACTTACACCTTCCCCACCGTGGTCGTGGCCGCTCAGGTTATCTAATTTTAGGTACCATTTCTGGTAACTGGAGGGCCCCTGGATTTTATCCGGGGGCCCTTGCTTATTTGTCCGTTGCAATGAATGCTACATACAGATATGTGACGCCATTGGTGTTCAGTTGAAAAGAGGCATTATTGTAGTGATACCAGGTTACTGTTTTATTATCCCAGCATACAGTAACGGTAGATTGGTTATAGGCTTCTGAAAAAGACCAGTTCGCGCCCTGTATGAGCATCATTTGAATATTCTCACTTCCTGTCCGCGTAGATGGAGTAACAAATATAGCCAGTGGTTGTTTTAAAAAAGTCAGCGTACATCCGTTTTCAATACTTCCATAGGTTCCTGTTCCTGTATAATTACCATACAGAATCCGACAATTTCCGCATAGTCCAATTTGATTTTCTAATACGGCATCTTTTGCTGCCAGTGAAAAAAGATTATTAAAATGATCGTTTAATGTTGCATCTACCTTAATATTATCTTCATTAAACTCCTCCCTCAGCACTTGATCTGTGGCCTCCCACTGACATAGGCCATAATTGCTTGTATAATTGCTTGCCATAGGGTCATCCTCCTTATGAAGTCTTTCACCTATGGCGGGAATCTCTCTTCAAGTGCATCTTTATATACAAATACTGGTAATTACGCCCCGTCATGCTCTTTTGCAGACGGGATTTTTTATGCCTTGGTCTACCGCAGGTCTACCAAATGTCTACCACGGGTCATCTGGAAACCCTTGGGCCGCAACAGTTTCCAGTCATTTTCTTGGTTCTTCCATCTGCTCGGTCTACCAAAGGTCTACCACTTCAATTATTTTTCATTATTTCCTCTCAATTTTTATTATATATATCAAATTATACAACAAATCTAAAAAAGCAAGGGTCGTTATGCTTTGCGAATTCAGTCAAAAAGCCGCATTTTCGACCAAGATTTGCTAAAAAACTCCTCTTACTGAATAAAAAAGGAGGAATTTCCAATGAGAAACCTGAAGCGTGCTCTCAGCCTGCTCCTGTCCTCTACCATGGTTCTTGGTATGCTGGTCATGGGTTCCAGTGCTGCGGGCTATCAGGATGTCGATGCTTCCAATGACAATCAGGAAGCTATCGAGGTCCTGCAGAAGGTCGGTATCATGACCGGCGACGAGAACGGGAACTTCAATCCTGATGGCAGCATCACCCGTAACGAGATGGCCGTTGTCATGGCTCACCTGCTGAACCTGGACTACGATTACTATCGTGGTACCAATCCCTTTACTGACGTGCCCGAGTGGGCCGCTCCCTACGTGGCCGCTTGTGCCGCCGAGGGCGTGGTCACCGGCATCGGCAACGGTCAGTACGGCGGCGACCAGAAGGTTACTGCTGCTCAGGCCGCTCTGATGATCATGAAGGCTCTGGGCTACTTCCAGAACGCCGAGGACTTCGGCACTGACTGGCAGGTTGCTACCATCCGCCAGGCTTCCTACATCAACCTGTTTGATAAGATCGACTCCAATGCCGAGTCTGCTCTGACCCGTGGCCAGGTGGCTCAGCTGGTGCTGAACGGTCTGAAGGCCAAGATGGTTGACTTCACTGGCGACAAGGGCATCCAGATCGGCGACGTGACCGTGGGCTATCGCGCCGAGTACACTGCCAAGACCGGCACTGATAAGAAGTACAACACCCTGGTGAGCGGCAAGACCGACATCTCTGAGCAGGGCCAGTACTACATCCAGCTGGGCGAGGAACTGTACGACGGCAAGCTGACCGCTACTCCTTCCACTGACGACTTTGAGCGTCCCGCTACCACTTGGGTGTACGATAAGAAGGAAATCGGCACCTATGTCAACTGGGATCTGATGGTTGAGGAGTACACCACTGCTATCACCGGCAAGGACCTCTCTGAAGTGCTGACCAAGACCGCTATCGAAGAGAACTATGTGAACTATTATGTGGACGGCAAGGAGAACCCCACCATCAAGGCCGAAAACATGATCAAGTCCAACACCAAGACCTACAACACCACCGGCAACGGCGTTCTGACTCAGGTCTTCTTTGATAAGGATGACGAGCAGATCACCATTACCTCCATCAACACCTACCTGGCTAAGGCTGATGCCGACTATGATGCTGATGACGAGGAGCTGCTGGTTGACATCTACGCCGATCCTACCTCTCACGAGGAAGGCGCTGATGCTGAGGTGACTCTGGACGAGGTTGCTGGTATCGAGAAGTACAAGGAAGACGACATGATGCTGGTCAATGTGGCCTGGGATGGCGCTGACTACAATATCGTCGCTGTCTCCGATGTGACTTCTATGGTCAACGTTGATCTGTCCAAGTACTCTGTGAACAGCTATGTGGTTTCCGATGGCACTCAGTACAACTATGCCCTGAACGGCAAGCTGTCTGATAGCCTGAACGAGATTACTACCTATGGCACTGGTGCTCTGACTCAGTACACCTACACCCTGTATCTGGATCAGTATGGCTACCTGATCGGCAATGAGGTCTATGAGGGCGATGCCAATTACCTGTTCATGACCGGTTACGATCTGACCGGCAGCAACCTGGCTAATAAGACTGCTGATGCCAATGTCATCTTCCTGGACGGCACCATGTCCACCGTAAAGGTTGACAAGGACAAGACTAACTCTGCTATTGGCACTACTGCTTGGTACAAGACCCTGCGTACCGGCGGTGAGTCTGAGTACAACAAGTGGTTCACCTATGTCACCGAGGAGAAAAACGGCGAGACTGTTTATACCCTGACCCCTGTGGATAACTGGATGAACTCCACTTATGCTTCCAACGGCACTGTAAACAGCTACGACTTCCGTGCTCAGGCCAACGGTCTGAATAGCTCTTCCGTAACTTGGAATTCCTATGTCTGGGGCAATGATGATTCCACCTATATCACCGTCGAGGCTGGAGTTGTTAGCGACACCACCTACAACGGCATTACCAAAGTTCTGGCTACCTACACTGGCGTGGAGGACATCAACCTAGATGTTCTGTCTGCTGGCTCCAACGGTCTGCTTGGTACGAACTACGCCAATAACGCTGTTGATAACGGCCCCAATACCGTCTACACTAGCACCAAGGAGGACTCCAGCATTTACGCTGTGGTTGACGATGACAATTATGTCATTGGTGCCGTCATCCTGGGCGAGGATACCACCTCTACTAACAAGTACGCTTACGTTCTGGAAGACACTCAGAACGAGTGGAAGGACAGCGAGGACAACGTGTACTGGGAGTTCACCGCTATCGTTGATGGCAAGGTCGAGACCCTGACCATGAAGTCTCCCAAGTCTGGCTACGCCGCTCTGCAGGCTCGCATCGCTGCTCAGCTGGGCACTGATGATATCAACGAGAATGGCATGATGAAGCTGACCTACGACAAGGACGGCTATGTCATTGACGCCTATGTTGTTTCCGATGCTATTACCAACGGCAAGCTCTATGACAATGCTGATTTCGGTGTTCTGATGAATCCCGATAATTACAATGTTTACAGCATGCGTTGGGTGACCGGCGGTGTGAATGTCAATGAGGCTTCCTTCAACATCAGCGGCCGTACTCTTTATGGTCAGTGGAATGACCGCGGCATCCGCATCAACACCGATGCTCCCGTGTACGTTGTCTGGGAGGAGACCTACACTGGTGGTGAGACTCCCGCTGTGGTTTACAAGTCCTACAAGGATCTGGATACCGCTATCAAGGCTCTGAGCAATGCCGGTACCTTCGACGGTTGGGTCTCCGCTGTCCTGGCTGACAACGGCAACGCTGAGTACATTGTCATTAAGAGCGCCGATCCCGTCAGCGTGACCACTGATGGCGGCGATTCCAAGGATCCCGTTAGCAACATTTCTTCTGTTACCCTGAATAGCACTGGTACTACTATTACTGTTCGCGATAATAATGGTACTGCCATTGCTCTGGGCGACCTGAAGGATGTAAGCTGGAAGCTGGAGATGCGTGCTCCTGGCCAGGCCTCCTTTGATGTGGCGCTGGATGGTAACGATTATACCACCGAGAAGGCTGGTATTCTCACCTTTATCAGTAGCGTTGGTGGTAACACTGGTGACACTTACTCCTTCCGCGTAACTTTGGATGGTGTAGTTTCCAATACCATTACTATCATTGTCCCCTGATTAAATCTGATTTGATTTAAAACAGAGGAAAAAGATCCCCGGGCTTCGGCCCGGGGATCTTTCTTTACCCTTACACAGTATAGAAGGCAATTACGCGGTACGAGACTCCGGCAGAATTAATGATTATCCCAAAATTTGCATACCAGGAAACAGTGTTTCCAGACCAACTAAAATATATATTCCCCTGTGGGGAATCAACAGCATAGCTCATCCCTTGATAAAGAAAATATGCCACGCCGTTACTGTCGGAAAGAATAACCAGAAACGGTTCGCTGGGAAATGTGATGGACGCTTTTCCTGCCTCACCGCTGGTTCCAGTCCCAATATAAGTGCTGCACTCCACCCGACAGTTTCCGATTTTTGTGTTTATAGCACGAATTGCCTCTGTCCGAGCGCTGACCTCGTCTTCAATGGACTGAGCATTTTGGGCCAGCGCCTCGTCCACCTTTGCGCTGTCCTCATTGAAGTCGGTCCGCAATACCTGATCCGTGGCCTCCCACTGACAAAGGCCATAGTTTTCCGTGTAATTGCTCAACATAGGTATTCCTCCTTAAAAAGTATCGTTCACCTATGGTGGAAATCCGTCTGCAAGTGCATAATGTTATACAAATACTGGTAATTATGTCCCGCCATGCTCTTTTGAAGGCGGGATTTTTTATACCTTGGTCTACCGCAAGTCTACCAGATGTCTACCATAAAATACCCGCAATCTCTTGTCTCACAAGGGATTGCGGGTATTTTTGTTTATAAAATGGAAAGACATGTCTACCAAATGTCTACCAATTTAACTTTTTACTTCTATTTTCGCTACCAAATCATTTTCTATATTGGAATATGCAACCATTTTTAATATGTAAGGATCGTTATGCTTTGCGATTTTGGCAAAAAAGTTTGCTTTTTGGCCAATATTTAGGAGAAAACAATCCTTCCTGAATAAAAAAGGAGGAATTTCCAATGAGAAACCTGAAGCGTGCTCTCAGCCTGCTCCTGTCCTCTACCATGGTTCTTGGTATGCTGGTCATGGGCTCCAGCGCTGCGGGCTACAAGGACGTTGATGCTTCCAACGATCACCAGGAAGCCATCGAGGTCCTGCAGGCTGTCGGCATTATGACCGGCGATCAGAACGGGAACTTCAACCCTGATGGAAGCATCACCCGTAACGAGATGGCCGTCATCATGGCCCACCTGCTGAACCTGGACTACGACTACTATCGTGGTACCAACCCCTTTACTGACGTGCCCGAGTGGGCCGCTCCCTACGTGGCCGCTTGTGCCGCCGAGGGCGTGGTCGCCGGTATCGGCAACGGTCAGTACGGCGGTAACAACAAGGTGACCGCCGCTGAGGCCAGCCTGATGATCATGAAGGCTCTGGGCTACTTCGAGAACGCCGAGGACTTCGGCACTGACTGGAAGGTCGCTACCATCCGTCAGGCTTCCTACATTGAGCTGTTTAAAAACATCAATGCCAATGCCGAAAGCGCTCTGACCCGTGGTCAGGTAGCTCAGCTGGTGCTGAATGGCCTGAAGTCTGACATGGTCAGCTTCACCGGCGATAAGGGCATCCAGATCGGTGATGTGACCGTGGGTTACCGCGCCGAGTACACTGTCCGCACCAGCTCTGAGAAGAAGTATGATTCTCTGGTTGGTACCACCACTGACATCGCTTCCAAGGACAAGTACACCATCCAGCTGGGCGAGGAGCTGTACAACGGCAAGCTCACCGAGAAGGCTGACCGCGATGCTTTCGAGCGTCCCGCTACCACTTGGCGCTATGACTACAAGGTCATCGGCACCTACATGAACGATCCCGACCTGACCTACACCTCTGCTGTGGAGCTGGGCGATATTTACTCTGATCTGGGCCTGTCCAAGTCCAAGACCACTGACGAGATTTATGTCGATGGTAAGGATACCACTGATGTAACTCTGGCCAAGAAGGATAC
Encoded here:
- a CDS encoding S-layer homology domain-containing protein → MRNLKRALSLLLSSTMVLGMLVMGGSAAGYKDVDASNDHQEAIEVLQAVGVMSGVDNEGNFDPDGSVTRNQMAVIMAHLLNLDYDYYRGTNPFTDVPEWAAPYVAACAAEGVIAGIGNGQFGGEMKVTAAQASLMIMKALGYFQNAEDFGSDWQVATIRQASYINLFDKIDSNAESALTRGQVAQLVLNGLTSDMVYFTGDKGIQIGDVTVGYRAEYTQKTGTASKYNTLVNGKTDISEQGQYYIQLGEELYEGKLAVDRDVDDFGRPTNDWTYNKEDIGSYVNKDLMVAEYTEAFEYGDLYSDIGATAAKSYDLFTYVDGKVGSVDQDKITKNNDTDVPDSDLGALTQVFVDVEAEEVYVATINTWLAKAITDYNETTGKATVEVYTGRNSDGTTASVTKRLSDEDFEIVKDMAEGDFFTVTMAKDVVKTVAEPEVVSEATISEYSSKPDDGQSYKDAVNGRLTKVIAAGTTYKTAAQAWFDAEYLYDYAEKQLDGFTYDLLLDQYGNLLGIKNVTSDEDTLFVVGYEDGSSYLAETVDKALVIFPDGTMKTVDAMEKKGTAKISKGDGDFRVNAWYDYTVNADGVYVLSGLTDRQIADAYSTSGKIDKENTTIAATGAINNTDGVGYIFGNADSTYISVTADDSVDPARSIVEVNGITTGIKNTSIEPETGLQYDSAAFDGATGYYNVFALYNKSGYVTYAVVIGEDGSIADKLVYLTSGITSKYYDSTIKEYVYKYDAIINGEPTEIKSLTPFETDGTTDLVKDTLYKASYDADGFVTDMEKHESNVMDNTADYKAEGYSVNSYAVNSDATLTLKGATLYLQEGNNTNYAILDENCRFYVNGKDDKDGKYNEYGNASAMLAALGTDNKVDGAGKIVVIADKNTGYATSIIILDAKYTEAAVNPSSNYEFWKGGTQTQVTSLTGVQIQNGTISFTDSLKLVNTVSSSTVAANRVKVTYEVATWDTVNNKWNASQTVESATTATVAAGTDINTVCSASLPMADGVSCKVTVTVSCNELTYTFPTVVVAAQVI
- a CDS encoding S-layer homology domain-containing protein — encoded protein: MRNLKRALSLLLSSTMVLGMLVMGSSAAGYQDVDASNDNQEAIEVLQKVGIMTGDENGNFNPDGSITRNEMAVVMAHLLNLDYDYYRGTNPFTDVPEWAAPYVAACAAEGVVTGIGNGQYGGDQKVTAAQAALMIMKALGYFQNAEDFGTDWQVATIRQASYINLFDKIDSNAESALTRGQVAQLVLNGLKAKMVDFTGDKGIQIGDVTVGYRAEYTAKTGTDKKYNTLVSGKTDISEQGQYYIQLGEELYDGKLTATPSTDDFERPATTWVYDKKEIGTYVNWDLMVEEYTTAITGKDLSEVLTKTAIEENYVNYYVDGKENPTIKAENMIKSNTKTYNTTGNGVLTQVFFDKDDEQITITSINTYLAKADADYDADDEELLVDIYADPTSHEEGADAEVTLDEVAGIEKYKEDDMMLVNVAWDGADYNIVAVSDVTSMVNVDLSKYSVNSYVVSDGTQYNYALNGKLSDSLNEITTYGTGALTQYTYTLYLDQYGYLIGNEVYEGDANYLFMTGYDLTGSNLANKTADANVIFLDGTMSTVKVDKDKTNSAIGTTAWYKTLRTGGESEYNKWFTYVTEEKNGETVYTLTPVDNWMNSTYASNGTVNSYDFRAQANGLNSSSVTWNSYVWGNDDSTYITVEAGVVSDTTYNGITKVLATYTGVEDINLDVLSAGSNGLLGTNYANNAVDNGPNTVYTSTKEDSSIYAVVDDDNYVIGAVILGEDTTSTNKYAYVLEDTQNEWKDSEDNVYWEFTAIVDGKVETLTMKSPKSGYAALQARIAAQLGTDDINENGMMKLTYDKDGYVIDAYVVSDAITNGKLYDNADFGVLMNPDNYNVYSMRWVTGGVNVNEASFNISGRTLYGQWNDRGIRINTDAPVYVVWEETYTGGETPAVVYKSYKDLDTAIKALSNAGTFDGWVSAVLADNGNAEYIVIKSADPVSVTTDGGDSKDPVSNISSVTLNSTGTTITVRDNNGTAIALGDLKDVSWKLEMRAPGQASFDVALDGNDYTTEKAGILTFISSVGGNTGDTYSFRVTLDGVVSNTITIIVP